A single window of Halobacillus naozhouensis DNA harbors:
- a CDS encoding TIGR04086 family membrane protein yields the protein MKKLLQGVLGYGIGSILLLMVIVAAALALLLRFTTIDIDTLNQISLVAGLTILAFGGLIAAYKAEQKGWLSGILTGLIFVLAMIGFQLIFENSWVSLTQLSYFGGLVIAALLGGMIGVNMPRSTTGKK from the coding sequence TTGAAGAAACTCCTGCAAGGCGTTCTTGGCTACGGCATAGGTTCAATTCTGTTATTAATGGTAATTGTTGCTGCTGCCCTCGCTCTCCTGCTGCGTTTCACAACCATTGACATTGATACACTCAACCAAATCTCTTTAGTAGCCGGCTTGACCATCCTGGCCTTTGGCGGACTTATTGCCGCTTATAAAGCAGAACAAAAAGGGTGGCTGTCTGGTATTTTAACAGGACTTATTTTCGTATTAGCTATGATTGGATTTCAATTAATCTTTGAGAATTCATGGGTATCTCTTACCCAGCTCAGCTATTTTGGCGGGCTTGTTATTGCAGCTTTATTAGGAGGAATGATCGGAGTTAATATGCCGAGAAGTACAACCGGAAAGAAATAA